In Spirosoma sp. KUDC1026, the sequence GGTTTCACAGTAAGGCGCGTAGCCTTCATAATGGGGCGAAAATTCTCCTCCAGCGCTAACCAGCTTGGGTAAGGGAATCCGATCCCCCGTTGAGAGAACGACTATCGGGTCATTGCCCTCCATAGTCAGGCTTACAACAAGCGCATTCAGGGTAATCAACTCGTGAAGCTCGGTAAAATATTGGACTTTTACATAGCTCCGCCTTCTCACCAGGTCATCCAGATAGGTGCGATAGTCAATTGAGTCGTTCATTTCGATTGCCAGTAATTATTTGCCGCTGCAATAGTCGCAAACTCAGTAGCGACGGTCTGTCCAATGGCGATCAGCATCATCGCATCATTGGCGTACACGTCCCGGAGTTGACTCCGTTTCTGCTCATCGGGTTGGGTTGCTTTGATGATGAGCCGGGCCATTTTGATCGCCAGTTGCCGACCTTCTTCTGGGGTGGGCGTTAGCAGACTGTTGCTGGGAATCAGGGTGATCGTGTCCATAGCAAAGTGGTAATTAAGGGAGTGAGTTATTTTTTTGCCGTAACGGTATACGGCAAGGTCAACTTGCCCGACAGTACGGTATACACCGCGTACACCCCAAGCGTAGGTTTGGTCGCCGACATGTCGTGATTGGCATGATCGCCCCCCATGTTCATTTCCATATAACAGCTTACCGCATCAAACTTGAAGTTCTTCTGGTTGTTGACCCGATAAGCCGGAACCCCCATGCGGATGACGTTACCCTGCGTCACCACATTGTAACCCGGCGAATCAAAATACATGGGCACACCCGGCGCAGTTTTGGGCAGCGTAACAGCCTTATCCTCTTTTTTGAACTCCTTAACGCTTAAGCCACCCGGTACCCGGCTGTCTTTGGTCAGCACAACCCAGTGCGGGTGCCAGACTACCCCGTCGTTGTCGAAAATGCCGTCGTTGTTTTCGTCCCAAAGCGGGGTGTCGTCCATATCGGGATGCGACGTTAGCCCCATTGCCACAATACCTTCGGTGTTAGAGAAACCCACATCGGTTGGTTTGAGCGTCGTCGGAAATACGTAGGCCAAGACTGGCGCGCCGTTCATGCTACCTACTCCTTTGGGCACCGTACGACCGGCAGCCCCTTCCACTTTCATCTCGAAAATAAGCATGTCCAGCGTGTTGTCGTAGGCAATGCTAGCCGCCTTAATTTTGAAATCAGCGTTGTTATAGGCCGTAGCAGGCTTTTGGGTTTGAGCCGTTACCGCTGAAGCTGTCAGCACAAAGGCGAACAGCGTTGCTTTTAGTGATGTGTACATGGGATAAGTTGATTAGTAAACGAAAACTTTTTAACTGAGGAAAAATGGGGAGTGCCAAGGGGGCTGACGAATAGTCAGCAGCCCTGCATTTCAATGATGTGAAAGCCCTGACTAGTGATATTAGCCTCTATCTCCTGGGTAGCCTGTTCAATATGACAGAAGCGGCATTCTTTGGCGGTCAGGGGTTGCCCAGCCTGGCCTTTTGTTGATAGGTAAGCTTGTCCGTACGCATGGATCGTTACCGGGCTGGATAACGTGGATGGCACGAGAATATCGAAATGCATAACCGCCCCGTCGGTGCGGGTAACGTAGGTATCATAAACAGAAACTTGCATGTTTTGAGGGAGTTAGAGATGATTAAAATTCTTCGCGATAAACGTAAGGATGACTCTACAGTACGGCCGTGAGCGTAACCGCTTTGAACCAAACCGCATGCATACGGGCTACGGTATTAGCATCATGCCTTTTAGCCGCCAGAAAATCCCTCATGATCAGTGTCAGGGGTACGAGGCCGGCCAGGATGTAGCACAAACGAATGATCGGTTCGGCCTTAATAGAGATCGGCGATGTAAGGGGCTGCTGCCCATACATGTACCCTGGTAGTGTGTTTTGATTGCCCATGGTAGAGTCAATTGAAATCTGTCACAAATGTAATTAGGAATCCTAACTAAATTTAAAATAGGTATATCTTCTTTATCGATGAGCGCATTGACGAAATCTATTAGTGGACTTGCAGTAGCATAGTGACGGTTTTTTTAGACTATCTCTTGAGGGTCTTTACCCGTCAACTACTCAAACAGAGTCTTCATATCACTATCGCGTAGAATAGGATGGCCGCATGGCAGATGATTCAAGGCCAGGCTTACGACATCGTTTTCTTCAATTCAATGCGCCAGACCTGGATGGCCATAACCTATTTCAAAGAATATGTAAAGCAGATCTAGGCTATCTCTGGTTTTATCGTTTCAACTTCATGGGGTGCTTCTATTATCAAAATTCCCTTACAGCAGCCCCAACAGGCCAATATTACGCTCAACGATTTCAATCAGAACGATATCAGGATGTTCGGTTTTGGCCAGATTCAGGTCAAATTTATGACTACGTACCATGTACGACTCCCTGAAGTGACCTGCCATGAACTGATCCATAGAGTAGCTGAACGAATCACCGATCAACAGCATTTTGGGTAGTTGAGCAGCACTTTTTCCTTCGCGAATAAAACGTTGCGACGGCAATCCGTAATACTTATCGTTGATTTCAGTATTTCGGGCTTGTAGAAATCCGGCTGGTTTGATTTTATAACTTACCGAGTCGCTTACCTCGCTGTTCAAAGCCAGCATCGTCACCAGATCCCCACCCACACCTTTCTGGGACGTTACGGTATAGTTTGCCAGATCGGGTTTAACCAGGTATGGAAAATCCTGGCGAATACGATCGATGGCGCTCAGCGTAGTCAGCAACGCCCCATAGTCGTTCCAGTGCGTATCGGTCTGGCAGTAGACAACGTGGTCGGATTTGGCATCAACCAGTTCTTTCCGAACGTCGATCACCGGAACCGTTGAGTGCTGCTTCATATACGTCTTGAACCGGTCGAAGTTTGACACCCGCTTTTCTTTGGGGAAATAGTCGGGCAGATTTTCCGGGTAGATGGTGTACGAATCGGGGGCAACCAGTACGTAGAGTTTGCTGCCCTGCCTGCTCAGGCTATCCTGAAGAACGTTCAGGCGCCGGGCAACGGATACCAGTGTGTCCCCGGAAATCGTCAGCAAACCCCGGTGCTGTTCAGCAACCCGGCCCATGCTGTTGCCGGGATAAAACCAGCCGTTCTTCCCCGCGATCACCTTTTCGGGTAAGGGCGACGATGACATGACTTTATATTTCCACTGGCTGTACTGGTAAAACAGCGCGTTTCGCCAGCCAAAATTCTCTTTGTAATACTGGTCGAACTGGACGATAAACGTTTTTACGTGCGGGAAGTCAAACCGGGGAAAGGGAGTCAGGATTCGCTTTTCCGTACTCTTGAATCCCGCGGATAACCCCGCCCACTGATCGATCAGTGGCGCTGTCAGTATCAGAAAAAAACCAGCACTAAGTAAAAACGCTTTCGAACTCCTATGTCCTCTTTTGCCCGATTTCGATTTATGCTCTCTCTCAGGCAATACGTCTTGCACCATCAGGTAAGAATCTTTGCTTCGGTTTGTCACCCAAAGCCTATGAGTAGATACAGGAATCGGTCAGTACATGTACGTAACTATGTAAAACTGATCGACTCTATATGACGTTGAGCAATTATCGTGCTGACGTCGTGTCCTCATCGGATAGTAGTCTTACGTCGGCGGAGAAATAAAGATCGTTGAGTCCTGACAGTAATCTGATACGCTGCTCACCATTCAACGCCTGGAAAGCTGATTCAGCAGCTCAATCAGCACCCGTCTCCGGAGGAAGTATATAGTTTACTGGAATAGAGGGTGTAAAGGTACACTCATAAAAGAAAAATCATATTACTTTCAAATCCTGTATCAGTCGCCGAGACCCGATGCAGGCTGTGCAGGGAGCGGTCGAGTCATGACAAAATCGAGGTACACACAATCTTTTTCATCAGTTGTCGGCTGGTTGCTGGGGTGTCTATGGCTGAGCACGGTTCTGAATGGCTGCGCCGGTGATTATCCAGCTGTCGTGCCACCCGATACCGACCAATCCGCTCCCCCACCCGTCTCAACATCGACCTGCTCCGGCAGTACGACGCCGGGATCTGCATCGATGGTACAGGCGGTTGATACGTTGACCGTGACACCACCCCGCTTTTCGCCGGACGGCGGTAGTTTTTACTTCAGCGTTCCGGTTCAGCTCATTGCGGACTCACTTCCTCCGCAGGCAATCTATGAATACTCCCTCGATAACGGCCAGAGCTGGCAGACGGGCCAGCAGTTTACGGTGATCAGTGGTGGTAAAATCCTGGCTCGTCTACGTATCGGCGACCGGCCTTCCCGGAGCCGGGCTGTTACGTTCAGTCTGTCCTACAAACGGATGCTGGTTATTGGCAATAGCATCATGAGTCACCTCCCCGACCCGTCTGTTGGCTGGTTCAACTCCAACGGCATGGCGGCCTCCGCCCCCGAGAAAGATTTTGTGCACTTGCTCAACACCCGTC encodes:
- a CDS encoding hexameric tyrosine-coordinated heme protein — protein: MDTITLIPSNSLLTPTPEEGRQLAIKMARLIIKATQPDEQKRSQLRDVYANDAMMLIAIGQTVATEFATIAAANNYWQSK
- a CDS encoding DUF2024 family protein, whose product is MQVSVYDTYVTRTDGAVMHFDILVPSTLSSPVTIHAYGQAYLSTKGQAGQPLTAKECRFCHIEQATQEIEANITSQGFHIIEMQGC
- a CDS encoding alginate O-acetyltransferase AlgX-related protein; this encodes MTNRSKDSYLMVQDVLPEREHKSKSGKRGHRSSKAFLLSAGFFLILTAPLIDQWAGLSAGFKSTEKRILTPFPRFDFPHVKTFIVQFDQYYKENFGWRNALFYQYSQWKYKVMSSSPLPEKVIAGKNGWFYPGNSMGRVAEQHRGLLTISGDTLVSVARRLNVLQDSLSRQGSKLYVLVAPDSYTIYPENLPDYFPKEKRVSNFDRFKTYMKQHSTVPVIDVRKELVDAKSDHVVYCQTDTHWNDYGALLTTLSAIDRIRQDFPYLVKPDLANYTVTSQKGVGGDLVTMLALNSEVSDSVSYKIKPAGFLQARNTEINDKYYGLPSQRFIREGKSAAQLPKMLLIGDSFSYSMDQFMAGHFRESYMVRSHKFDLNLAKTEHPDIVLIEIVERNIGLLGLL
- a CDS encoding SGNH/GDSL hydrolase family protein; translation: MTKSRYTQSFSSVVGWLLGCLWLSTVLNGCAGDYPAVVPPDTDQSAPPPVSTSTCSGSTTPGSASMVQAVDTLTVTPPRFSPDGGSFYFSVPVQLIADSLPPQAIYEYSLDNGQSWQTGQQFTVISGGKILARLRIGDRPSRSRAVTFSLSYKRMLVIGNSIMSHLPDPSVGWFNSNGMAASAPEKDFVHLLNTRLATLYPPVSYRLQSGGNFEREFGRSTYSLDEFSEPLQQFKPDLIVLRIGENIDEGAVVSRNYESQLGQLLDRLANYGQPVRIVVTTSVWSHPLADVVTRRVVAAKGHALVDLSCMVGQGQYFASQYANPGVAAHPNDAGMERIADSIWDKIQ